In the genome of Yersinia enterocolitica, the window AACTGAATCAGCATGAAGACGAAGAACCCTTGGGTGGCGAAGGCCGTCGGCAAATAAAGTGGTAAGTAGCTATTCAGCATGCCCATTTCACGGAACATGATGTATTGCGGAATCAATAACACAGTACTTGGCAGCAACATGGTGGTAATCAATGTTGCAAACCAGAATTTCTTCCATGGGATCTCAAAGCGTGCGAAACCATATGCCACGATAGTGGAAGAGATAATAGTCAGAATGACTTTCGGGATTACAAACTTAAAGGTGTTAAGCATGTAGTGACCGAAGTTATATTCAGTACCGGTTTTCCAACCATTAACGAAACCATCACTGGTTGCGTTTTCTGGCCATAATCCTAATGTGGTGAAAATTTCATTATTGGGTTTAAACGCCGCAGAGAACATCCACAGCAGCGGATAAAGCATCATCAGACCGACAATAATCAAAATGATGTAGCGGAAAGCAGCACTGACTTTTGCTTTGCGTTCTGTGCGGCTAATTTCCGCATTAGCAATTTCCTGCGCCAGATCTAATTTCTTCTGGTTGGAAGTTTGTTGTACGTCAGTCATTTTTTCCTCCTTTATCGGCGGAGTAGAAGACCCAATATTTAGATGATTTAAATGCAATTGAGGCGAAGAGGGCGACTACCAGGAATAATACCCAGGCCAGTGCAGCACCGTATCCCATATCAAAGTATTTAAACGCGGTATCATAGATATAGAGCGAGAATAAATACGTATAGTGAGTTGGTCCACCGTCGGTAATAACGTACGGCGCGGTAAACTCTTGGAACGCCTGCGTGGTTTGCATAATAAAGTTAAAGAAAATAACCGGCGTGATCAGTGGCACGGTAACTTTCATAAACATTTGCCATTTAGAGGCACCATCAATCATGGCTGCTTCATATTGTGACTGCGGTACGTTCTGCAATGCAGCCAAGAAGATAACCATGGCGGAACCGAACTGCCAGACACGCAGTAATGTCACGGATGTCAGCGCCAGCGCTGGTTCTCCCAACCAGTTGATGGCATCAAACCCGAACACGCCAATAAAGCTGTTTAACAGGCCATCAATGGCAAATAGGGCACGCCATAACACGGCAATTGCAACGCTGCTGCCGAGGATTGATGGAATATAGAAAGCAGTACGGAACAGGCCAATACCGCGTAATTTAAAGTTCAGTACAAAAGCGATCCCTAGAGCAAATGCCAGTTTTAAAGGAATAGTCAGAAAAACATAAGCGAATGTAACGCCCATGGATTTCCAGAATAAATCATCTTCAAGAATCATATGACGATAATTCTCGATCCCGTTAAATACGGGAGGGTTCATTAAGTCATACTCAGTAAAACTGAGAAAGAAGGATGATACAAAGGGGAAAGCCGTAAATATTATCAACCCGAGTATATAAGGCGATAAATAGGCTAACCCCAGCATTCTGTTTTCATTCATAATGCTTACCTATTTTTAATAACATGAAAGATAAATAAAATTACTGATTCAAAAGCGTCGGATAAATAAAATCAATATCATACAGAGTACGGTTTTCCCCGTTCACCCGATAATCTCCATGAATGTAACCACCATTGGTAATAAATTGAGGCATAGCAGCAGACTTATTTTGTTTTGCTGCAATTAAGGCCAATATTGCTAATGCAATTGGATTGTCGATACGGAAATAACGGTGTTGAGCCGATTCAACAAACAGGCCGCGATGGTAATGTTGTTTAAATAGTTCATCGCCAACTTGCCAGGCTAATTCAAATAATCGGCTACATTGGCAGTGTTCTGCCAGTTCAACTAAGGCCAACAATAGGTGTGCAGTGGCAGCAGGTTTTTTACCCACCATCAATGATGCTCGGCGTTTTTGTTTGTTCAATTCAGCAAACTGCCAGCGGTGCAGTAACACACCAATCAGATCCAGCAGCTCTTCATCTTCACTCAAGCGCCAGGCGCGAACTAATGGCAGCAAATAATCAACATCTAATGGGAATGGCGAAATAACCGTACCTTTGGCGCCATAGTAACCATCCCGCAGCAATACATAGCCGCTCATGTCTTGTCCATCGTTCCATAACGGGCGCAATGTATTACTCTCAACGTTATAAGCGAAACGATAGTAGTTCTTTAAGCCATCAATAACCCATTGCAAGACTTGTTCGTCGGGTTGTTGGCGCAGAATATCTAACATCGCCAATGGGTTATCAATCAGTAGCGGGCGCATATCGCGAAACAGCACATTAGCTTCGCGAGCAATGTCACCAAATTCTGGACCAAACTGACGTTTGGCACGATCGCCATACCAAGATTGGGTCTGATTATCGTCCGCCGGGATAGGGCGACGCTGTTGTGGCGAACTGAACTGATAAACCGGTAAACCGGTTTCTGGGTTACGGGCTAATACATATTGACGATAGAGATGTTTCCCCCAGGCAGCAGCAGCGATATCACCGGTATATTCAGCATATTTATATGCGGCATAAATCAGGTCAGTACCCGCATTCACAAAGGTCAGGCCTTTGGTTTCAGGAAGGCGCGGTAAGTCAGTAGGATTAACCACATCGCGGCGAGCATGGGTAAACACATGTGGGTCGCGTAACTTGTCGTAGCTACCGTGGCGGCCCAGATCCAGCGTTTGCCAATCCTCTACATGGGCGTGCCAAAAACCCTGTAAAAAATTAAGTGTTTTTTCCCGGTCAACAGTGACCAGAAAATCGTAATAGGGCAGATGATGTTTCAGTTCATGTACTTGCGCTTTTGATTCTGGCCCTTCGGTCGTTAATGTATCCAGATTGAGGAAACGATGGCCGCCCCAGTAAAACAACCCGCTTTGCTCATGAACGCCAAGGTGCATAAAATAGCTGCTTTGCACTCGTGCTTGTTGGTGATATTGCGGATCCTGAGTCACCAGACTGAGGGCATCCAATGTCCGCAACCAGTTTTGCTGACTGGCAAAATTAGATATTGGTGTATTGTGGCCATCAGGAAATTCCCATACGACCGGTTGATGTGTCAGCACATCAAAGCCATCAGCTAGCAGGGGGGTAGGGTTTTGGTTGCTATGGCCAATAGACTGGACCAGATCAACATAGCTGCGAATAGCGCTGAGCCAGTTAATCATCATTGCGTCGCTGCCTTTAATGTTGCCTATAAAATCCATTGCCATAACCCCATCATCGAACATCAGGATAGAACCGGTTTAAGGTTCCTTATAAATAGAAACGTCGTTTCACAATCTATTATATTTGTATTTACTGACGAGTCATTGAGCGAATGACAAAAGTGTGATCGGAGTCGGAACGTTGTTTTGAATTTTTTATTTTTGCGCTTTTGGCAGAAATTTACCGGTAGATTTATTTGTTAACTAATTGATAAATAAGTAATAAAAAAGGCACAACAGAAGTTGTGCCTTGATGCGTTTTTGAGTCAAAATATTGCGAATAACTCCGCCAGATAGACCTTAACTCAAATTAGTCATGATTATCGGCTTAGCGAGCCAACCAACCGCCATCAACCGCGATGGTGTAACCGCTGATATAATCAGATGCTTTAGATGCCAAGAAGACCACTGGACCTTTCAGATCATCAGGCAAGCCCCAACGACCAGCAGGGATACGGTCAAGGATCTCTTTGCTGCGTTCTTCATCTTTACGCAACTGTTGGGTATTGTTGGTTGCCATGTAACCCGGTGCCACTGCGTTCACGTTGATGCCATGTTTAGCCCACTCGTTAGCTAACAGACGAGTCACACCCATGACTGCGCTTTTCGATGCGGTGTAAGATGGCACACGGATACCACCTTGATAAGACAGCATTGATGCCACGTTGATAATCTTGCCGCCATGGCCTTGTTTAATGAACTGTTTAGCAACCGCTTGAGACATAAAGAACACGGTTTTGATGTTAACGTTCATGACATCGTCCCAGTCCTTCTCGCTGAAGTTGATCGCATCTTCACGGCGAATGATACCGGCGTTATTGACCAGAATATCGATTTGACCAAATTCAGCGACAGCTTGTTCTAACAGGGCAGGAATGTGCTCAATTTTGCTCAGGTCAGCCGTCAGACTAAGGAAACGGCGGCCTAGTGCAGTCACTTTATCAATAGTTTCACGTGGCTCAACAATGTTGATACCCACGATATCACAACCGGCTTCGGCTAAACCGATCGCCATGCCTTGGCCCAAACCTGTATCACAGCCAGTAACCAGTGCAACTTTACCTTTCAATTCAAAGGAATCTAAAATCATAGCTAACATCTCTCTCAAGGCGGTCAAAGATTGCCGCGATTTCAATATTGGGGAGAAAACCGCCCAAAGGACGGATTCGGTTGGTGACGCTTAACGCAATTCGCTAACAGCGATGTGGTCCATATCACTGAAGACTTGGTTTTCACCGACCATGCCCCAGATGAAGGTATAACGCTTAGTGCCCACGCCAGAATGAATAGACCAACTTGGTGAAATCACAGCTTGTTCGTTGTGGACTAACAAATGACGTGTTTCCTGTGCCTGGCCCATCATGTGGAACACCGCTGTTTCTTCGTCCATATCAAAGTAGAAATAGACTTCCATACGACGTTCATGGGTATGACAAGGCATGGTATTCCACAGATTGCCGGGAGCCAGTTTGGTTAAACCCATGGTCAGTTGGCAGGTTGGCAACACATCAGGCACGATGTATTTATTGATAGTGCGACGGTTGCTGGTGGCATCATCACCCAATGTTTGCGGTGCGGCCTCTGCCAACGTGATTTTTTTGTTCGGGTAAGTGGTGTGTGCTGGCGCGCTGTTGTAGTAAAACTTGGCAGGTTTTGTGCTGTCGATACTGCTGAACTGCACCTCTTTCGCACCTTTACCCACATACAATGCTTCTTCATTGTTAATTTCATAACGCTGACCATCAACAACGATAAGTCCTGAGCCACCGATGTTGATAACGCCCAATTCGCGGCGTTCCAGAAAGTAACTGACACCCAGTTGTTTACCTACATCATCACCAATGCTGACTGCTTTACTGACGGGCAAAATACCCCCGACGATGATGCGGTCAATGTGGCTATAGGTCAGGGTGTACTCATCTGCGGTGAATATATTTTCGATCAAAAATTCACGGCGCAAACCGGCAGTATCAAGCTGTTTCGCGTGGTCGCTATGGATGCTTTGGCGAACTTGCATGTCAGTACCTCTTTTACAGAACAGTATCTTGGTGGGTAAAACCCAACTCAGAAAGCAAGACCGGCTCAAACAAGCGCATGATGTCGACAATTGTTGCTGACAACCTGTACTGGTCTGATGTCTGACCGAGTGTTTCTTGTAATGCTGATGATGATAGTGTTTGCGGGAAGTTAATTCAATAAAAATGAAATGATGTTTTATTATTTTTTGAGGGATGTCATGATTTTTGGATTATTTATGGCTTATCTGCCAATTTTGCCCGTAGAATGGGCAGAATTCAGCGTGAAACTGTGACTACGCTACATCAGAAACTTATTCTGCATAATGAGGTGAGACAATGAAGATGTTCTTTATTAATGATGAAACGCCATGGGAAGAGTTAGGAAATGGCATTAAACGCAAAGTAATGACTTGGAGCGATGATCTGATGATGGTCTGCGTTCACTTTGACAAAGGTGCCATTGGTACTGCACACAAACATGACATTCATGACCAGATTGCTTATGTTGCCGCAGGCAGCTTTGAAGTGGAAATTGAAGGGCAGAAACGCATATTGAAAGCGGGTGATGCGTATCGTGCCGTGAAAAATGAGATGCACGGCGCGGTATCACTGGAAGATAATAGTATTTTAATCGACACCTTTAACCCTAAGCGAGATGATTTCCTCTAAAGGGTATTTGGGCGGTTGAGTCATTGGCTCCACCGCCCTCTATCATCAATACGGTAATATTACGTTATATCTTTTTTATTCAATTGCTCTAATGATTCCAACTTAAGATCAGCCAATACCCAGCGTGGGTCTGCGCAGTATTCAGGCGATGGGATCACGATAGAGCGCATTCGTGCTGCTTTAGTCGCAATCATACCGTTTACCGAATCTTCCAGCGTGACGCATTGTAGCGGGTCGATACCGAGATCAGCCGCAGCATTCAGATACACCTCAGGGTGCGGTTTACTGTAGGGCAGGTATTCGGCTGAAACCAGACAGTCGAACTGATTTCTAACACCTAACATGTCCAGCACACGCTCTTGCATATGGAGAGGGGATGCTGATGCTAGGCCGATTTTCAGCCCTTGTTGGCGGCAAAGGTCCAGTGCGTACTCAACGCCTGGCAGCACCGGGCGGGTCTCTTCTACCAGTTCTATCGCCCGAACAATAATCCGTTTGCACACTTCCGCCTGACTAGGACCCTGCCATGGCATGGCTTGGAACCAAAGCTTTACCACTAAATCGATACGTAAACCCAAGGTATCGGGTAATGAATCCCGTGAGGATGTATCCAGCCCAAGATTGGTGAAAATATCGAGTTCGGCCTGTAGCCATAATGGTTCCGAATCTATCAGCAAGCCATCCATATCGAAAATTGCCGCTTTAATCGGGTGAGGGGTTGCCATTTATCATCACTCCTGTGGTTTTTTTAGCTACGGGCTGAATACTTTATCATTAACTTAATGATAAAGCGCCGAATGAGCTAGGCTTGAATTTGTGTTAAGGGTGAGAGTTATAGCAAAAATTTTGCACAAAGAGCGAATGTAGCGGGTAAACTAGAGCTACATAAGTTGTGGTATTTACAAGGAGAAGTCATGACCTATCAACAGGCTGGGCGCGTCGCTGTTATCAAACGGATTGCAGGGTGGCTCGTTTTTATTCCAGCACTGCTGTCAACATTGATCTCAATTATCAATTTTGCCTATCAATATAGTCAAAAAAGCAGCGGGATTAATGCGGTCATGTTGGATTTTATCCATGTGATGACCGATATGATTCGCTTCAATACCACTTTTCTGGATGTTTTCTGGTTCAACTCGCCAGTACCTGATCTTCAGCAGGGCTTAACCGCCGCGAATATTATGTTCTTTATCATCTATATGCTGATTTTTGTCGGTTTGTCACTACAGGCATCTGGTGCTCGTATGTCGCGGCAGGTGCGGCACATTCGTGAAGGTATTGAAGATCAATTGATTTTGGAACAAGCCAAAGGTAGCGAAGGGCGCAGCCGTGAACAGCTAGAAGAGAAGGTGGTTTTACCGCATCACACCATCTTCTTGCAGTTCTTTACCTTATATATCTTGCCGTTAGTGATTGCTGTGGTGGGGTATTTTGTTCTTAAATTGTTGGGATTGATGGCTCAAGGGTGATTCTGTTGTAAGAAAGCCTTGCTGAGTGATAGAGATGTATAGAAACAAGCCAGTGTGTGACACAGCATTCTGGCCTTTTTATTGTCTATTTTATTGATATATAAATAAATTAATGTATTGAAAGAATTTTACCAGAAAATGGTAGTGATACTCTTCTTGCACTCACACTATTTCTGATGTGATTCCCTTATGCTGTAGCACTCTCTCCTCTGTCATATCAGTAAAGTAATGAACGTTTTCATTTCCAAGAAAATGCGTAATTTTATTGTGTTAGCCCAAACAAATAGCATGGCGAAGGCGGCTGAAAAATTACACATGACGGCATCTCCTTTCGGCAAAAGTATTATGGCGCTGGAAGAATTGGTCGGTTATTCCTTATTTACTCGTAATGAGAAAAGTATCAGCCTCAATAAAGCAGGACAAGAGCTTTATCAGGAGCTATTTCCTATTTATCAACGACTTTCAGCTATAGATAACAGCATTGTGGCTATATCACAGCGTCAGAAGAATATTGTGATAGGAATTGATAACACTTACCCAACCATCATTTTTGATCAATTGTTCAGTCTCAGCGATAAATACGACGGGATTACCGCTCAGCCTTTTGAGTTTAACGAAAACAGTGTGATTGATGACTTACTCGATCGCCGTGTAGATTTTATTATCTCCCCGCAGCAAGCGTCACAACGTGTCACCCATATTGATACCCTGCAAGCCACGGAGCTTCCCTCTTTACGGCTCGGTTTTTTAGTGTCACGTCGCTTTGAGAATATCCAGGCGCTAGAGTTGTTGAATACATTGCCTTGGTTGCAAATGCGCTTCCAAAATAGGGCAAATTTTGAGGCTCTACTGGATGCGCATTTCCGTGCGATTGGCATTAACCCCACTATTATCTATCGCCCCTACAGCTTTATGGCAAAAATCAGTGCTGTTGAGCAAGGGCAGTTTCTGACGGTAGTGCCTCAGTTTGCTTATCGGTTAGTTAACCCCGCCAAGCTGAAATATTTTGATGCACCGAATCAGCCCATGTATATGCGAGAGTACCTATATTCGCTCAAGAATAATCATCACATCGAAAAAGTCATGGGCTATATACATTCAGACCGAGAGGGTGATTAAGGTGCCAACATTGAGCCAAATTCGAACAGATTTTGGTGCAACTGGAATGCTTGCGCCAGATTGTGATGCAAATGTCCGCCTTTGGCCTGTGCCAGATAGCGATGCAGGTAGTCACGATACATCGGATGTGCACAGTTATTGATAATCGTGGTGGCACGCTGCATGGGTGATAGCCCGCGTAAGTCAGCCACGCCTTGTTCTGTAACGATAACTTTTACGCTGTGCTCACTATGATCAACATGGGTACACATCGGCACAATGGTGGAGACCTTTCCACCTTTGACGATGGAGGGGGCCATAAAGATCGACAAATAGGCGTTGCGCTCAAAATCTGCACTGCCGCCAATACCGTTGACCAATTCCGTACCGGCAACGTGGGTCGAGTTGGCATGGCCGTAGATATCAAATTCAAGCCCGACGTTAAGGGCAATAACCCCTAACCGACGAATGATCTCTGGGTTGTTAGAAATCTCCTGTGGCCGCAATACAATGCGGGTAGAGAAGAAATCCATATTGTCATAGATTTTCTTCAATGAGGCGGGGGAAACGGTCAAGCTGGAGGCACTTACCCCCATCACTTTTTCGGTTTCTAATAATTGAACCACCGACTCTTGCAGCACCTCTGAATACATCATAAACGGCGGAATATCTGGGTTTTCTCCCAGACGTTTCATCACGGCATTATTGATATTACCGACGCCGCTTTGCAGCGGGAGAAACTCTGGTGGAATACGGCCCAATTTGAGTTCATTAAGCAGGAAACTCACCACATTGTCGGCTATTTTTTCACATAGTGGGTTTTCGCGATCCAGACTATTACCGGCATCCGGCAGTTCGGTTTCAACGATGGCAAAAATTTTACTCGGATCCACCTGTACATAGGGTTGGCCGACTTTATCCAATGTATGGTAGATAGGCAGGGTATTACGCCGTGGTGGGGCACCGAGCATGATGATATCAGCCAGTTCAGCGACCCGTGGGCTGTGATAATGATTGAGTTCTATGATGATTTTCTTGGCTTTATGTAAAAAAACCGGGGCATTACCAATGCCGCTGCTAAGATACACCTTGCCATCAGCGGTGATCGCCGAGGCTTCAATAACCGCGACATCAATGTCGCCAAAGAAGCCATAGTTAACCATTTGCGCCACTTCACTCAGATGCAGGTCGACAAAACTGACCGCACCCAAGTTGATTTTTTCCCGCAATAATGATGCGGTCTGATAGGGCGCGCGCCAGGCGATAGCGTCAGCCTCAGCCATTTCATCATCAGCTTTAGCACTAATGGACGCGCCGGTCAGTAAACGAATCTGAAAATCTTTTTGCTGCTGATGATGCGCTATAGCGCGCCGGGCTATAGCGGCAGGAAGCGCCTTAGGCGCTCCGGCTGGGGTA includes:
- a CDS encoding carbohydrate ABC transporter permease, with product MTDVQQTSNQKKLDLAQEIANAEISRTERKAKVSAAFRYIILIIVGLMMLYPLLWMFSAAFKPNNEIFTTLGLWPENATSDGFVNGWKTGTEYNFGHYMLNTFKFVIPKVILTIISSTIVAYGFARFEIPWKKFWFATLITTMLLPSTVLLIPQYIMFREMGMLNSYLPLYLPTAFATQGFFVFMLIQFLRGVPRDMEEAAQIDGCNSLQVLWYVVVPILKPAIISVALFQFMWSMNDFIGPLIYVYSVDKYPIALALKMSIDVTEGAPWNEILAMASISILPSIIVFFLAQRYFVQGVTSSGIKG
- a CDS encoding sugar ABC transporter permease, with product MNENRMLGLAYLSPYILGLIIFTAFPFVSSFFLSFTEYDLMNPPVFNGIENYRHMILEDDLFWKSMGVTFAYVFLTIPLKLAFALGIAFVLNFKLRGIGLFRTAFYIPSILGSSVAIAVLWRALFAIDGLLNSFIGVFGFDAINWLGEPALALTSVTLLRVWQFGSAMVIFLAALQNVPQSQYEAAMIDGASKWQMFMKVTVPLITPVIFFNFIMQTTQAFQEFTAPYVITDGGPTHYTYLFSLYIYDTAFKYFDMGYGAALAWVLFLVVALFASIAFKSSKYWVFYSADKGGKND
- a CDS encoding pectate lyase; the protein is MDFIGNIKGSDAMMINWLSAIRSYVDLVQSIGHSNQNPTPLLADGFDVLTHQPVVWEFPDGHNTPISNFASQQNWLRTLDALSLVTQDPQYHQQARVQSSYFMHLGVHEQSGLFYWGGHRFLNLDTLTTEGPESKAQVHELKHHLPYYDFLVTVDREKTLNFLQGFWHAHVEDWQTLDLGRHGSYDKLRDPHVFTHARRDVVNPTDLPRLPETKGLTFVNAGTDLIYAAYKYAEYTGDIAAAAWGKHLYRQYVLARNPETGLPVYQFSSPQQRRPIPADDNQTQSWYGDRAKRQFGPEFGDIAREANVLFRDMRPLLIDNPLAMLDILRQQPDEQVLQWVIDGLKNYYRFAYNVESNTLRPLWNDGQDMSGYVLLRDGYYGAKGTVISPFPLDVDYLLPLVRAWRLSEDEELLDLIGVLLHRWQFAELNKQKRRASLMVGKKPAATAHLLLALVELAEHCQCSRLFELAWQVGDELFKQHYHRGLFVESAQHRYFRIDNPIALAILALIAAKQNKSAAMPQFITNGGYIHGDYRVNGENRTLYDIDFIYPTLLNQ
- the kduD gene encoding 2-deoxy-D-gluconate 3-dehydrogenase — encoded protein: MILDSFELKGKVALVTGCDTGLGQGMAIGLAEAGCDIVGINIVEPRETIDKVTALGRRFLSLTADLSKIEHIPALLEQAVAEFGQIDILVNNAGIIRREDAINFSEKDWDDVMNVNIKTVFFMSQAVAKQFIKQGHGGKIINVASMLSYQGGIRVPSYTASKSAVMGVTRLLANEWAKHGINVNAVAPGYMATNNTQQLRKDEERSKEILDRIPAGRWGLPDDLKGPVVFLASKASDYISGYTIAVDGGWLAR
- a CDS encoding 5-dehydro-4-deoxy-D-glucuronate isomerase, translating into MQVRQSIHSDHAKQLDTAGLRREFLIENIFTADEYTLTYSHIDRIIVGGILPVSKAVSIGDDVGKQLGVSYFLERRELGVINIGGSGLIVVDGQRYEINNEEALYVGKGAKEVQFSSIDSTKPAKFYYNSAPAHTTYPNKKITLAEAAPQTLGDDATSNRRTINKYIVPDVLPTCQLTMGLTKLAPGNLWNTMPCHTHERRMEVYFYFDMDEETAVFHMMGQAQETRHLLVHNEQAVISPSWSIHSGVGTKRYTFIWGMVGENQVFSDMDHIAVSELR
- a CDS encoding cupin domain-containing protein encodes the protein MKMFFINDETPWEELGNGIKRKVMTWSDDLMMVCVHFDKGAIGTAHKHDIHDQIAYVAAGSFEVEIEGQKRILKAGDAYRAVKNEMHGAVSLEDNSILIDTFNPKRDDFL
- a CDS encoding 2-deoxyglucose-6-phosphatase (YniC; catalyzes the dephosphorylation of 2-deoxyglucose 6-phosphate, mannose 6-phosphate and p-nitrophenyl phosphate), whose product is MATPHPIKAAIFDMDGLLIDSEPLWLQAELDIFTNLGLDTSSRDSLPDTLGLRIDLVVKLWFQAMPWQGPSQAEVCKRIIVRAIELVEETRPVLPGVEYALDLCRQQGLKIGLASASPLHMQERVLDMLGVRNQFDCLVSAEYLPYSKPHPEVYLNAAADLGIDPLQCVTLEDSVNGMIATKAARMRSIVIPSPEYCADPRWVLADLKLESLEQLNKKDIT
- a CDS encoding LysR family transcriptional regulator; this translates as MNVFISKKMRNFIVLAQTNSMAKAAEKLHMTASPFGKSIMALEELVGYSLFTRNEKSISLNKAGQELYQELFPIYQRLSAIDNSIVAISQRQKNIVIGIDNTYPTIIFDQLFSLSDKYDGITAQPFEFNENSVIDDLLDRRVDFIISPQQASQRVTHIDTLQATELPSLRLGFLVSRRFENIQALELLNTLPWLQMRFQNRANFEALLDAHFRAIGINPTIIYRPYSFMAKISAVEQGQFLTVVPQFAYRLVNPAKLKYFDAPNQPMYMREYLYSLKNNHHIEKVMGYIHSDREGD
- a CDS encoding acetyl-CoA hydrolase translates to MKRSYCIMSADEAAECIEHGHMVVFSGFTPAGAPKALPAAIARRAIAHHQQQKDFQIRLLTGASISAKADDEMAEADAIAWRAPYQTASLLREKINLGAVSFVDLHLSEVAQMVNYGFFGDIDVAVIEASAITADGKVYLSSGIGNAPVFLHKAKKIIIELNHYHSPRVAELADIIMLGAPPRRNTLPIYHTLDKVGQPYVQVDPSKIFAIVETELPDAGNSLDRENPLCEKIADNVVSFLLNELKLGRIPPEFLPLQSGVGNINNAVMKRLGENPDIPPFMMYSEVLQESVVQLLETEKVMGVSASSLTVSPASLKKIYDNMDFFSTRIVLRPQEISNNPEIIRRLGVIALNVGLEFDIYGHANSTHVAGTELVNGIGGSADFERNAYLSIFMAPSIVKGGKVSTIVPMCTHVDHSEHSVKVIVTEQGVADLRGLSPMQRATTIINNCAHPMYRDYLHRYLAQAKGGHLHHNLAQAFQLHQNLFEFGSMLAP